GTAGGGCCTGTTACATCCCATCCACTGGTATAGAGGGTCATTTGCCCTATTTTTTCTTCCAGCGTCATTTCATTGATCAAAGAATCAATAAAGGCATCTGCTTCAGATGTTTTGCTCTTTTCTTCTTTTGTACATGCCGCAACGCTGAGGCATACAATACCTGCAAATAAAAATCTCTTTATCATTATTAATTTGTTGTCTGCTTTTTGTTTGAAAATAACCAGCTTAAAAGTTCAGGTTCGGCAAAAGCCTTGTCCCAGCTATTGTGATTGGTGTCGGGGTACAGGGTAAATTTCACATCGCCACCTGCCTTTTTAATAGCTTCTACCATAATTTCAGAGTATTTCGGAGGTACCACATCATCCTCAGCCCCGTGAAAAACCCAAAACGGCACTTTGCCGGCATAGCGTTTTGCACTTTCAGGATGACCTCCCCCGCAAATGGCAAAAGCTGCAGCAAAAGTATCGGGCCTTCTGCTCACCAACTCAAATGTACCCATACCTCCCATAGACAGCCCTCCAACATACACCCGGCGCTTATCTACATAGGATTCGTTTAAGAACTTATCCAGCAGGCCTGAAACCAATGCCAGTGACTTATTAGGACTACCACCCTGCTGAAATTGAAAAATCCTGCCGTCATCGGTTATCTTTTTCTCCACATTTGACCAGTAGTCGTTTTCAGGGCATTGAGGGAAAATAACTATGGCCGGATAGTTATCCCTTTCTTCCAGAAAGAGTTTACTCCCATGAACCAGTTGCTTTTCATTGTCATACCCCCGTTCGCCGGCACCATGAAGAAAGAGCACTACCGGATACTGTGTGGTTTTGCTGAAATTGCCGGGCCATAATACCCTGTATTTCAGTGTATCTACACCAGAGACAAAATATTCCTTTTTAAAAGCGCTTCTATCCTGTGCCATAGCCGAATGCATAAGTAAAAAGCCTAGTATGACCTTAATCCATGTCTTCATAGGTAAAGCCGAGTTTGTTTAGTCCTTCTTTCACTTCCGGGGCATTCATAAACAGCTTCCAGAGTAGCCCTGTTCTGTAGTTTTCGACCATTACAGGGATAGGTCCCTGGTCAATGGCAAGGTAATGTGGTTTATACCAGTTCTTTTCGAAACTAAATGCATCGTAAGGGCCATATTCTCCTACAAGACTATCTGCTTCGGTGTACATAAACCTCAAAAAGTCCATGCTATGTTTTGGTGTATATGGGAATGAGGATAGTGCTGCAGTTGGTGAAATCACACCCAGGTCGTGTCCAGGGTGGTGTCCGGCATATCCTTTGGGAGAATAACTTGAAGTAAGTCCCCAGCACTTCTCTCCATACCCTTCATAATTTTCAGGATTTTCCACACAATACTCGTAGTGGATCAATGCATGGTTCTGGTTAAGCTTCCAGTAATCGGCATATTTATCCTTAAGTGTTCGCGGATCAAGGCCGAGGTAAGAATAATGTGCCCAAAACAGTGGCCCAACAGGATCATTATTAGTCTCATAGTGATCGAGAATGGTCTCATACCCCATGTAGGTGGTATCGCTGGTAATGGAGTCGTTGCGTGCCCAGCCTTGATGATAAACCTCAGGCTCTATCGGAAAGGTAGGTGAAGCAGCAGCAAGCACGTACATGATCAGGCACTCATTGTAGCCGCCAACGGGAAAGTTCATATCCCAGCCATTGTTGGGAGACCAATGCCAGTACAATACATTTTCGCCTCCTTTGGTGTACCAGTTCCATTCTACACCTTTCCAGAGTTCATCTATTTTGGCTGCCAGTGCTTTTTCCGCTTCATTGCCATCTTTAAAATACTCCCGTACAGTTAGCAGGCCCTGTACCAGAAAAGCGGTTTCCACCAAATCCCCTCCGTCATCTTTGGGGCTAAATGCCTTTACCTTACCGGTTTCTCCCATTAGCCAGTGCGGCCATGCGCCATGAAAACGGTCGGCCTTTTCAAGATAATCAACTATCTGCTGAAACCTTTTCAGCCCCTGCTCCCTAGTAATAAAGCCACGCTCAATACCCACCAATATAGCCATCAGACCAAAGCCTGAACCTCCTGTTGTGACCACATTTTTATCATTCTGGGGGTAAACACCATCCATATGTGTTCTTTCACGGCCTAATCCTGAAACCGGCTCGGCATTGTCCCAGAAGTACTGAAATGTCTGGTACTGTACCAATGTCATCAGGGAATCGTCGGAAATGATGCGTGTAATATCTCCGGATTCCACTTCTGTTGATTGTGGCTTCTGGCTACATGAAGCAGCCAGTATTAAAAGAGTAGTTATAAAGAGGTATAAATATTTGGTCATCCTGATTTTAATATGAGGTAAAACTTAATTTATCTAATCCGTTTTCAATTTCTTTGTTAGTCATAAACAGATCCCAAAGCAGTGCTGTACGATAATTTTCTATCATGGTAACTATCGGTCCCTGATCTATGGCAAGGTAAGAGCTGGCCGTCCACTCTCGCGTAAAGTTAAAGGCATCATAAAACCCATACGTCCCCCAGAGCTTGTCTCCAAGCAAATAATAAAAGTGCTTTATGGCTTCCATTGAGTATTCGGGAGTATAAGGCATAGAAGAAATGGCAGCCGTTGGCGTAATCACTCCAAGATCGTTATCAGGCGAATGTGCCGAATACCCTTCATGATTATCACTGGCCGTAAGCCCCCAGCTTACTTTGCTGTAGCCTACGTAATCTTTCGGGTTAGCTATGCAGTGCATCCTGTTGATGGAGGTATGGTTTACATTTTGGATCCAGTAGTTTGCGTACTGGTCTTCAAGGTTGCGGGGATCCAGGCCAAGGAAAGAATAGTGTGCAAAAAACAATGGCCCACCGTATGCACTGCCCACCGGGAGTTCAATACCGTAATATTCATTGCCATTTTTCATTTCCCCGTTGCCAGCCCAGCCCTGGTGATAAACTTCTGCATCAATGGCATGTGTGGGCGAAGATGCCGCCAGCACGTAGACGATCAAAGACTCATTCCACCCGCTGATCTGGTGGTTCATATCCCAGCCATAGTTGGGGGACCAATGCCAGTAAAGCACCTCCTCGCCTTCTCGGGTAAACCAGTCCCACTCTACCGCTTCCCATAGTTGGGTGATGGCAGATTTTATGGCAGCTTCCTGGGTATCTCCATCATTCAGGTATTCACGCACCGTGAGCAAACCCTGGACCATGAATGCAGTTTCTACAAGATCGGCACCATCATCTTTCTGACTAAATGGTATTACTTCTCCTGTATTACCATTTACCCAGTGGGGCCAGACCCCATGAAAGCGATCGGCGGTGGACAAAAAATCAACTATTGTCTCAAGCCTGTCCATCCCTTGCTGGCGAGTGATGAACCCTCGCTCTATACCTACAAGGATTGTCATCACTCCAAATCCGGAACCCCCAATGGTTACCACATCACCGGAAGTATTACGCTCCCTGGCAAGACCACTGGTAGGATGAGCAAAATCCCAGAAGTATTTGAAAGTCTGCTCCTGTACTTTGGTAAGCAATTCTTCATCCGTTATTTCAGGGAATTTGTAAGTAGAATCGAGTTGTGTATAAAAAGTCAATTCGTAACCGAAGAAAGGCTCATTATCTGTACCTTTTAATGTTTCCATTAACTCCAAATTATATTTTTTCAGATATTCCAGGGTAATGGAACTGGTCACACTAACCATTTTGCCATCCTCAGAGGTTATTACCGGGGCAACAGTGCCTGATATTTGAAGTGCTTCCTCAAAAGATTCCATATCCACCGGACCTGAAAAACTGAATGTGAAGGTCGGGTTTACCTTGACATTGGTAACCAGCGGTTTTTGATCAATAGTGTTCCCATCTATTACAACTGACAAAAGCTTCAGGTCTTCCGGTTTGGTTTTAAAGCTGAAAGATACGGCCGTAGCACTTCCTCCACCGGCTCCATGGAGCTGTTCGGATATACTTAAGGTATAGACTGTGCTACTTTCCAGAAGGGTAGCCGGATGAATTAGCACAGTATTCTGTGCTGAAAGTGTAGCTTCAAATGCCACGTCCTTACTGTCTGAGGTCAATGAAATGGCGGATAGTAAAGATGTTTCATCTAAAGCTCCGGTAAAGATCAATGTTATAGGCTTGTCAACAGGTAAACCTTCTGTTGTTTCACTACCGTCGATACTGATTGCTGTTGAGCCCATAAAGGCCTGCTTTAAGCCAAACGGCTCCTGGCTTGCATCATCATCGTTGCAAGAAAGCAGGCTCATCATGAGCACGGTAAACAAAAAACAACTTTTCAATTTCATATTCCGGAACAAAGGATCGCTTACGGTTTATCTTTTAATATAATCAATCCACATCATCTACCAGCGCCTGAATTTCATCTGCCGAAAGCGCCCTGTTAAATATTCTCACTTCATCGATTTCGCCGGTTAAGAAGCTGGCCCATGGCTGTGACCCAGTAGCAGAAGTTAAACTGGGTGTAGTTTGGAACTGATATGTTCCGAATACCATAGAGCCTACATTCTCGAAAGCCAAAGGGCCTGTCCATGCGGCAGGAGTTGTGGATTTCAACTCTCCATTGATGTAGTATTTGATTTCCGAAGAGGTGGCGTCATAAGTTAGCGTGTGGTTAGACCACTGACCAAAAATATTAGTTAAGTTAGTGATTCCAGTAACCCAGGTTTCACTTGCACCATTGGTAACGTGTGCCTTCATATTTGCACCATTAGTCAAATTGCCACCATCTACGAGCACCTCGATGTTGCCCCAGAAGGAACTTACATTTGACAGACTGACCAACCCAAATGAACCGTCTATTCCCGATTCATCACCTACATAATCCACCTTTGCCCAAAATGACAGGGTAAAATTCTCTACTCCGGCTAATGTATCTCCCGGGAAAAGTATGTATGACTCATTAGCTGCATCCAAGCTAAGTGCATTGCCTTTAATGCCGTCGGCAAAACCCGGCGCCCCACTTGTAGTAGCGCTCTTTTCACTGATAATGTCAAGGAAGACACCTCCTTCAAATGGCATATAAAAAATCTCTCCATCCTTGGGGAAATATTCGTTGGTCACTATAAAAGTTACTGACTCGGTAGTTTCTTTACCTGAAGGATCTGTTGCTGTTACCGCAACTGTATGTTCACCAATCGGAAGGCCTTCATAGGTAAAAGAATTGTTGGCATTCCTGTAGTCTTTAAAGTCAGAAAAATCAGCCAGCTCAGCTCCATCAAGCGCTATGGATACAGACTGCACTTCAATGTCATCAGTAGCCTGGAACTTAAAGGTAACATCGGCAGTGTTTTCAGTGAAAGGAATAAAAATATCACCCGTCGGATTGCTGATGGTAACTACAGGGGCAGACTCATCCGGTCCCGGATCTACGGCCGAAATATCATCTATATAGCCGTCATCGCAACCAAAGGCGAATATGGCTCCCATTATGTATAATTTATATAATTTCATTTTTGCTTAGGTTTAATTTTGTTCATACTCCGCTAACTGAGGCAACAGATCAAGCTGAGCCAATGGATATGGCAGGTATTTGTCCTCTTCTTCGATGTAATTTCTGACATCATAATCAAGCTCCTCAGTCCTGTTGTGACGTACAAGGTCATAAAACCTGATGCCCCACTCCATGGCAAATTCTGCATACTTCTCATTCAGCACATCTTCCAATGTAACTCCTGAGATATCTCCAAGTCCAGCCCTGTCGCGTACCTCATTCAAGGCAGCGTCAGCACTCATTACACTGCTCGTAGCTCCTTGAGTAAGGGCTTCGGCATGCATCAACAAGATCTCTGCATAACGTATGCATATAAAGTTTTTGTTGGTACCATATACAGTCCTTCCGGGAGTTAGTTGGTTGGAAGGCAGATAGTGTTTTCCACTTGAAAACATCGACCTTGGGTTTGGTGAACCGTCAGTTTTACCAATAATATCACCATCCCTGGTTTCATTGGAGACCCATGCCGGAAGTGTGGCATAAGCAGGGTCAGATTTTATTTTCGCTATGCCTTCCTCTGTGAAAAGTACGCTGGTTTCCAGCCTTACGGTTTCTCCTCTATCCAGCATGAACTTGATATACTTCTCCGTAGGCTCCCAGAAGCCCCAGCCTCCACCAGCACCCGCAACTGCGGGAGCGTAATCGTTGGGGCCAAAGAATTCATACAGGTATGAGAAATTTTGCCCTGAGCCTTGCCCCAAGTCTGAGTACTGTAGCTCAAGAATATTTTCGCTACTCAACTTGCCCGGAATTTTGAAAAGCTCATAAAAATCAGGATATAGGGTAAATGCGCCCGATTCAATGATTTGTCCGGTAGCATTGGCTACTTCCTGATAGTTTTTAAGCTCCAGGTTGGCCAGCGCTTTTACAGCAAGGGCGGTATAGCGGGTAATACCACCCGGGATGTCCGTCCTTTGGTTGGGATGCACATTGGGCAGCAAAGGTATAGCTGCATCCATATCAGCAGAAATATGCTGCATCACTTCCTCACGTGAAGATACTTCTGTGGTGTATAATTCGTCAGTCGAAGAACTGGTTGTGATCAATAAGCCTCCCCAGAGCCGTGAAAGCTGGAATAGAGAAAATGCTCTCATCACCTTAATTTCGGCTATATACTGATCAGCCTCAGCCGGATTTGGTGCATACTCCTTGTAAAGGGCTATCTGCTCCATATTTGCATGGTAGTCGATGATGTCGGAGTAAAGGTTAAGCCAGGCTGAATTGTACATCCAGAATGACCTGTCGTAGCGGTACACATCGGTAGCCAGCAAAGGCTCCTGATCACCATTCGGGTCTACATCATCACCTCTTACTGATATCAGCGGGTAGGTCTCCCATTGCAATTCATATAGCTTAGCGTATGCACCTGTCAAAAGACGGAACATATCCTCGGTTTTTGTGTAGTCAACGCCGTCAAGCACTACCTCATTTTCGAGGGGCTCGTTCAGAGAGTCGTCGCACGACAGCACGATTAGTGATGCCAGTGTCAGACTCATTATATATTTTAAAAACTTGATAGGTTTCATAACAATCAGTTTAAAAATTTTAAAGTTTTATGTTCAGACCTATGGTGTAAATACCTGGAATAGGATAAGTCTGGCGGTCAATACCATCGGCTACCTCCGGGTTGAAACCGTTGTAATCAAATACGGTCAATGGTCTCTCTGCTGTAAGTGTAATCCTGACATCCGGCATAGGTGCCCCGAACAGCTCTCTATTGATCAGGCTATAGGCCAACCTTACGTTTTGGATACGGAAGTAAGAACCATCCTCTACAAAGTAATCACTCATGCTCAGGTTATAGGCCTTTCTCAAACCTGCCGCTGATGGGTATTCGTTGGAAGTACCTTCTCCTCTCCATAGGTTATCGGCAAGGTCGGCATCAATGTTGGTATCTGTGGTGAACAGCATTTCGCCTCGCTTTCGGTTAAGTATACTGTGACCGGTCTGTCCCTGGAAGTTGGCTGTCAATTCTATGTTTTTATAATTAACACCGATATTGAATCCATAAGTTAACTTGGGTAAATATGAGCCTAACACCACACGATCGAGGTCATCTATCACACCATCATTGTTTTGGTCTTTGAACCTGAAATCACCGGGAATAATATTATTGGCATCAATAAATTCCTGGGTCAGGCCGCTACTGCTGATCTGCCCTTCGTTTTGGAATACACCTTCCACTTCATACCCGAAAAAGGCTTCTATCGGCTCTCCAATGATTGATCTCTGACGGAACTCGCCTTGTCCTGCATTCAGATAAGGCTGTCCGCCGAGGTCTCTAACTTCATTTTTGAGGGTGGCAAGGTTTCCTCCAACGGAGTAAGACAGGTCCTCAGAAATGTTGTCAGACCAGTTAAGTGCAAGCTCAAGTCCTGAATTGCGTATAACACCTCTGTTTCTACGAATCTGATCTCTAACCAATGGTAACACGATAGGGAGAGCAGCATCTTCGGTATCCCTGATATAGTAATCCGCTTCAAGTGAAAGCTTGTTTTCCAGGAACCTTCCGCTTATACCTATGTTGGTTTCTTCAGTAGTTTCCCACTTCTCCAGCAGGTCATAAAAAACATCGGCTTCATTACCCAACACAAGTATTCCACCTATTGCGGTTTCTGTGCCTACCAAAGTAGGCTTACCAACCGCTGCAGGCGATGAATCATTGCCCAACTTACCCCAGCTAGCCCTGATCTTCAGGAAATTAACCGGTTTAAAGTCGAAGAAACTCTCTTCTGAAAGCACCCAGCCTACACCTACGGTAGGGAAATTGCCCCATTTCTCCTGGAATTTGTTTGTACCATCTCTTCTGAAAGTACCGTAGATCAGGTAACGGTCATCATAGTTGTAGGAGATCCGCCCGAAATAGGAAGTGCCATAGAATTTACCCAGATCACTATTTTCATCGTCAAAATCCCCTACTTCTCCCACATCGATAGCTCCGTTGTCTATGTACCAATACTCCTCATTATCAGGATTTGGAGAAGGGTTTAACTCAGTACCTTTAGCGAAAAGCAGATCAGCAGTTTCGCTACGGTAAGAGTAGCCTCCCATGATGCTGAAGCTATGTGCCCCAATATTTTCATTGAAAGTTAAAATGTTATCCCATATCTCATCAAGGGAAGTAGTATTCTGTTTTTTAATTCCCGATACTACCGGTGAAAGTCCATCATTAAAGGCAAAGTCCACGGTTCGCTGATTTACCGAGCCGAAGTTATAATTGTAGGAGGTCTTAAATGATAGCTTGTTGGGAAGGATCTCGAAATCTGCGTAGAAATTTGCAAGTATTTTAGTGACCTTGAATCTGTCATCGTTATACAGCAGATCATAAAACGGATTTTGCGAATTTCTATAGCCTAATATTTTGGCATTGGACAGACTAAAAGGTTCCGCATCGGTGTTTTGATCATCATAAACCGGCAGGATAGGAACTGCAAAATAGGTTTTGAACCATACGGCGTTGTCGGCAACATATCTTGTAGCATTGCTGATGTTGACATTACCTCCTACATTTAACCAGTTGGCAGCATCAAAGTCCACTTTACTCCGGAAGTTGAAACGTTCATAGTCATTGCGGGTATGCTGTAGCAGACCTTCCTGATCAAAGTAACTTGCCCCAACAGCATAGCGCGAATTCTGGCCTCCTCCACTGATGGTAATAGAGTGATTTTGAATGGGTGCCGTCTGCAGTACCTCATCATACCAGTCGGTATTTACATCAGGTACGTTAGGGTTTACCCGGCTTCGCCCATATCGCTGAAAGGCGGCATTGAGAAAAGCAATATCAGCTGATGATCCGGTTTCCCGGACGTATTGAGAAAACTGCTCCGCATTAGCCATTTTCAATACATTCTGAGGTACCTGCACACCATAGTAACCATCATAAACAATTTGCGGTGCCTGGTCGTATGATCCGGATTTCGTTTCGATAAGTACTACACCATTAGCAGCACGCACACCGTAAATGGCAGCGGCAGAAGCATCTTTCAGCACTGAGATGCTTGCGATATCAGCGGTATTCAGGAAGTCGATGTTATCGAAGAACATCCCGTCAACCACGTAAAGTGGATCGGATTTTCCTTGTAGAGAACCTACACCCCTAACCCTAACCTTGGGGCCTTCCCCAGGTTCACCACGGCTCACGATCTGTACACCGGCCACTTTTCCCTGAAGGGCCTGCATTGCCTGACTTGTGGGTGTCTTCTGTATCTCTTCGGCCTTTACTGTGGCAATGGCAGAAGTAAGGTCTTTTTCCTGCTGGGTTCCATACCCAACTACTACAATTTCATCCAGTGAGGTAATATCACTTTCCATACTAATGTCAATGACACTTCTGCCACTCACATTCACACTTTGTGTCGCAAAACCTATAAATGAAAAGATGATGACATTTTCACCTTCATTAAGACTCAGCGAATAATTTCCATCAATATCGGTGACTGTACCTTTAGTTGTATTCTCCACAAGCACATTGACACCCGGCAACGGCTGGCCGTCGTCTGATGATGTCACCTTTCCACTAACATTTGTCTGTGCTCTTGCACCGGATATAACGGCCAGAGCTAGCATAAGAGAGAGTAAATATTTTAGCATAAGGTTATTGTTAGGTTATTATTTGCGACTGGTTACCCAATCGTGAAATAATGGTAGTCGGGATTCTATACTAAAACAAGAAACAGGAAGTGATTTCTGTTAAAACAAGGCATTTTTTGAGCTTAAAAAACATGCCGCCGTTGCGCTTAAAAAACAATGATACGAGTGAATCAGAGGGTTTTTGTCACTGGAAACGATTGCATGTATCGCATTAATAGCAGAAATGGGGATTTTGAAGATTTAGCCTCGAAAGATGTCTGTCAAATCAAACTTCTGAGGATCATACAGATAGTTCGGGTTTTGTAATGTCAACTCACAAAATGAACGATCAGGTCGTTTTCTATGCCGCAGATGGAAATCTGCAAAGGTCCTTTGAAACTGATATGTAAAACTGATAGTTTAGTAACACTAACCAAACGCAAACCAACCATAACAAGCAGATGAAAAAAGAAATGACTGAAACGGAACTTCGGCAATTGGAAAAACAACTTGGGTGCCCAAGCGGAGAGATGGGTATAGAACTAGGCGTGACCATGCATGAAACTAATATCGGCATGACTCTGAACACAATTGAATTCCTTGACCTGCATGATGGCAATTTGGTACTCGAACTAGGGCATGGAAACTGTAGCCATCTGGAGAAATTGTTAGGGAAAGCAAAAAACCTCGCATACCACGGGCTGGAGATTTCAACTTTGATGCATGAGGAAGCTCAAAGAATTAATCAGCAGGTAATTGCAGATCACAAAGTTGATTTTAAGCTTTATAATGGTGAGAATATCCCGTTTCCTGAAAGTCATTTCGACAGGATCATGACGGTAAATACTATTTATTTTTGGAAAGAGCCTGAAGGGTTTATTAATGAGATCGGGAGAAAGTTGAAGCCAAACGGTTGTTTGGTTATAACTTTTGCTCAAAAGGATTTTATGAAGAACCTGCCGTTTGTAGGAGAAAACTTTACCTTGTACAACCAAAGAGATATTGAAAAGCTGGTGGAAGGATCGGGTCTGGCGATCACCGGATACCTCGATAAAACAGAAGAAGTAAAAAGTAAGGCAGGGGAAAGTGTGGAGAGATTTTACTCTATGGTGAAGTTGGCCAAGAAATAGTGACAGAACTAAGAAATAGCTACCTATAATTAATACTGCTTACTAAACTTCCAAATGTTTGGTAAAACTGGTCTTGCTCAGAAGTACCGACTGTAGTAATACTACAAAACTGATTAATTCTACTCCCTTTTGCTGATAGGTCGCTCTCTTTTCAGAGCCGCATTTGTTGCTGTTTAGGTAAAAATCACTTGAAGCCGGATGGCTCTGCTATAGCAGTTGAGGCATGCGCAGTATAAATGGCGGTATCAGCCCCTATAAGAGCCGCTATCATACTGTTATCGGTTGATGAATAATTTTCACATTTGCATTGTATAAGGTTTTAATTATTCATGCACTAAAAAATAAAGACGATGTCATTTCAAGCATATTTAGACAACATTCAAACAAAAACAGGGAAAACACCTACAGATTTTGAAACGTTGGCAGCAGAAAAGGGATTCACCCGGGATGGGCAAATTAAACAAGGGGTAAAAGCTACGGAGATCACCAACTGGTTAAAAGATGAGTATGAGCTAGGGCATGGTCATGCCATGGCTATTTATGCTTATATTAAAGGCAAGAGAGAGTAGGCCGAGCCTCACATTAATTGATTGTTTCCCGGCTAGTTTTTAGCAGCTTCTATAGGTAATTAAAGGCAAAACAATGAAATTGGTGACCCCCTTAATTACCTATCAGAAGTTTAATGGAAAAAACAATTGTTATAGGCGGCGGCCTGATGGGCAGCTCGGCGGCCTGGCAGCTTTCCCGGCAGGGAGAACAGGTATTGCTCATTGAGCAGCAACAAAGCGTTTATAAAAATGGATCAAGCTATGGTGAGTCGCGTATTGCCAGGAGCCTTGGGCCGGAAGATGACATTTTCTCCTACCTTCACAACAAATCGGTAGCTGAAGCAAAGCAGCTAATTTCGTTTTTAAACGCTGCATCAAATGGCAACACACATAGCATGGAGGATATCTACACGCATTCGCCTGTAACCTATGTGTTTGACCATACGAGTATCGAAGAGATGAAAGCCATTTGCCATGAAAAGCAGACTGACGCTTATAAAATAGCATCTCATACCAATGCTCATGAGGTTCTAGGCATGACTATCCCTTCGTCCGATACGGTGATCAGGGAGTTCACTGACTATAGCGGAACTTTTAATCCCAGAGTTTTAATTGCGAAGCTACATGAGGGCATACGGCAATATGGTAACAGGATTTTGTATGGATATAAAATAGCCGGCATATCCCGAAAGCATGGGCATTATGAAATTGAAGCCGTTGACCTTCAAACGCAGGAAACAAAATTATTTCTCACAGAAAAACTGGTAGTGGCGGCAGGGCCTTATACCGGAGAGTTGTTAAAGCACATTGCCCCTCAATTCGGTACGCTGATCACGCCCAAGCGGGTATTTACTTCTTTCTTTAAAATAAAAGCCTCAGTATATCTCACCTACTCCGCTGATGAAAAGGAAGCCATAAGGCAGTCTCAACCCTCCTATTTTCAGTATGATGGCCTGTTCTACTCCATGATTGACCGCATTGATGATGACGGTTTACCGGTTTTCAAAGCAGGCGCCCATGGCATTTATCATTCGATTGAGAATATGGATGAGTGCTGGAATACCCAGCCGACTGATGAAAATGTAGAATGGGTCAGGGAGAGATTGTACAGGTACTTAAAGATGCTTAACATTTCCATTCAAGAATCTGATTTGGAATATGTTCATAAACAGTCATGTGTATATTCCCTGACAGTCAACGGACTACCTTTTGTTACACCTGCAACCCAGGGAGACAATAGCATGGTAGTCATAGGAGGCATGAATGGTATAGGAGGCAAAGGAAGTATGTGCTATGGTTTGATTGCTGCAAATCTTTTGCTGGGAAAGGAGGAGGAGGAAGCAATGTACAAAAAGACTCTGGAGGCTTTAAGAAAATAAAAACTAGTCTAAGGCATCCCGGCTAAGTACGATTTTTTCATCAATGGCTTTTGTAATAGTTCCTACGACTTTATCAAGACTTAGACATTCCTGTTCAATTTTATGATAAAAGCTTTTTAACTCGTATATATCCTGAACATGATTTGCTAAATGGGCCAGGCCCAGCAGGCGTGCCACGGGAGCCCTGAGTTGGTGAGCGTTGATAAAGGCATACTCTTCGAGTTGCCGGTTACGAATAGTCAGCTCACTGGTTCTTTGCTTTACCTTCTCTTCCAGTAGAAGGGTCATCTTCTTGCGGGATCGGTACCTAAAGATGAGCAACATGAAAATTATAATTAATAGTATAAGCAAAACTGTTAAATAATACACTTTTTCGCTGTTTCGCTTAACGGCAGACTGCAGGAGCTCCTTTTCGAGCCTGGCCTTGTCCATTTCGAATTGATGCTGCCTGTCAAGGTCATTTTTAATGATGTCGGAAACCTGACTTAGATTATAGATTTTCCGGTAAAGGTCGAAAAAGGCTTCATGTGCAGCCAGGGCATTTTCATAATCGTTTAAATAATCGTAAGCAATATATCGCCAGTTGTTAACCT
This region of Fulvivirga ulvae genomic DNA includes:
- a CDS encoding class I SAM-dependent methyltransferase — encoded protein: MKKEMTETELRQLEKQLGCPSGEMGIELGVTMHETNIGMTLNTIEFLDLHDGNLVLELGHGNCSHLEKLLGKAKNLAYHGLEISTLMHEEAQRINQQVIADHKVDFKLYNGENIPFPESHFDRIMTVNTIYFWKEPEGFINEIGRKLKPNGCLVITFAQKDFMKNLPFVGENFTLYNQRDIEKLVEGSGLAITGYLDKTEEVKSKAGESVERFYSMVKLAKK
- a CDS encoding SusC/RagA family TonB-linked outer membrane protein codes for the protein MLKYLLSLMLALAVISGARAQTNVSGKVTSSDDGQPLPGVNVLVENTTKGTVTDIDGNYSLSLNEGENVIIFSFIGFATQSVNVSGRSVIDISMESDITSLDEIVVVGYGTQQEKDLTSAIATVKAEEIQKTPTSQAMQALQGKVAGVQIVSRGEPGEGPKVRVRGVGSLQGKSDPLYVVDGMFFDNIDFLNTADIASISVLKDASAAAIYGVRAANGVVLIETKSGSYDQAPQIVYDGYYGVQVPQNVLKMANAEQFSQYVRETGSSADIAFLNAAFQRYGRSRVNPNVPDVNTDWYDEVLQTAPIQNHSITISGGGQNSRYAVGASYFDQEGLLQHTRNDYERFNFRSKVDFDAANWLNVGGNVNISNATRYVADNAVWFKTYFAVPILPVYDDQNTDAEPFSLSNAKILGYRNSQNPFYDLLYNDDRFKVTKILANFYADFEILPNKLSFKTSYNYNFGSVNQRTVDFAFNDGLSPVVSGIKKQNTTSLDEIWDNILTFNENIGAHSFSIMGGYSYRSETADLLFAKGTELNPSPNPDNEEYWYIDNGAIDVGEVGDFDDENSDLGKFYGTSYFGRISYNYDDRYLIYGTFRRDGTNKFQEKWGNFPTVGVGWVLSEESFFDFKPVNFLKIRASWGKLGNDSSPAAVGKPTLVGTETAIGGILVLGNEADVFYDLLEKWETTEETNIGISGRFLENKLSLEADYYIRDTEDAALPIVLPLVRDQIRRNRGVIRNSGLELALNWSDNISEDLSYSVGGNLATLKNEVRDLGGQPYLNAGQGEFRQRSIIGEPIEAFFGYEVEGVFQNEGQISSSGLTQEFIDANNIIPGDFRFKDQNNDGVIDDLDRVVLGSYLPKLTYGFNIGVNYKNIELTANFQGQTGHSILNRKRGEMLFTTDTNIDADLADNLWRGEGTSNEYPSAAGLRKAYNLSMSDYFVEDGSYFRIQNVRLAYSLINRELFGAPMPDVRITLTAERPLTVFDYNGFNPEVADGIDRQTYPIPGIYTIGLNIKL
- a CDS encoding DUF4287 domain-containing protein translates to MSFQAYLDNIQTKTGKTPTDFETLAAEKGFTRDGQIKQGVKATEITNWLKDEYELGHGHAMAIYAYIKGKRE
- a CDS encoding RagB/SusD family nutrient uptake outer membrane protein — protein: MKPIKFLKYIMSLTLASLIVLSCDDSLNEPLENEVVLDGVDYTKTEDMFRLLTGAYAKLYELQWETYPLISVRGDDVDPNGDQEPLLATDVYRYDRSFWMYNSAWLNLYSDIIDYHANMEQIALYKEYAPNPAEADQYIAEIKVMRAFSLFQLSRLWGGLLITTSSSTDELYTTEVSSREEVMQHISADMDAAIPLLPNVHPNQRTDIPGGITRYTALAVKALANLELKNYQEVANATGQIIESGAFTLYPDFYELFKIPGKLSSENILELQYSDLGQGSGQNFSYLYEFFGPNDYAPAVAGAGGGWGFWEPTEKYIKFMLDRGETVRLETSVLFTEEGIAKIKSDPAYATLPAWVSNETRDGDIIGKTDGSPNPRSMFSSGKHYLPSNQLTPGRTVYGTNKNFICIRYAEILLMHAEALTQGATSSVMSADAALNEVRDRAGLGDISGVTLEDVLNEKYAEFAMEWGIRFYDLVRHNRTEELDYDVRNYIEEEDKYLPYPLAQLDLLPQLAEYEQN